The nucleotide window TATCATTATATAGATCGAATTTAGTAAAGGAGCTTAAAGAGCCTAAAATATTATTTATTTTACCTTGATCTAAGTTGGATATTACTATCTTGTTATGCGTATTTAGAGAATCAATTAAAAGTGCTAGCTCTCCATCCATCCACGTTAAAGTTTCTGGTATATATAATATTGCAGTCGACGAGAGTGATAATGCTTCAGCTAAATCTATAATTTTTTCCGGATACTCTGTAGTCAATAGGATTGATCTAATGTATTCCCCCTTTTTTCTATAATATATTTTTGTCTTGGCGGTTTCATGAAGCTTACCTAGTTTTTCGGCTATCCCAGTTAGTTTATTCTTATCTGACGATAAGACTGTAATTATACTCCCGTAATACATACGCTCACCTTAATATAAAGTTTATAAAGCTTATAACAAAAGATTAACATATGAAGTTAATTGCGGCTGGTCTCACATTAATATTTCTTGGTTTCATCCTACTCTTCCTAGGTGTAGTATTGCAAGTTCAAACTCCCCAGACAACTACTTCATCTTCTCCGCAATTCGCAGGATTAGTGTTATTAGGACCAATTCCAATAGCCTTTGGCAATGTCCCACCATCGGTCTTAAGTAACCTAATTATAGTAGGTGTTGTATTTACCATAATAATGTTAATCATCTATTTAATAATGTTTATAATTGGAAGAAAAACTACCAGAGCTCCATTTTAGTTAGGAATTATTAAACTTCTTATTGCCTCTCCTTGCTCCAATAATTTTACTGCCTCGTTAATTTCTTCTAATCTGAACTTTCCAGTCACTAACGCAGTAGGGTCATATTTTCCCAATTTTACAAGTTCAATAAGTCTAGGCATATCTACTCTAGGCCTCCCTCCATAGTCTCCTATGATTTTAATACCCCCTCTAACTATACTTGCTATCCTAATTGGAATTTCAGCAGTAGTTGGAGGTAATCCCACTAGTACTACCTTTCCTCCTATTCTAACCATATCTAAAGACATTTTCACTGTTTCCGTAGTTCCTGCTACTTCTATTACAACATCCGGCCCTCCTCCAGTAATATTCTTAACAGCTCTAACAACATCAGTCTCTTTAGAGTTAACTACATCACTAGCTCCTAGCTCTAACGCCTTTTCCAATTTCCATTTTCTAGTCCCGACTGCTATTATCCTTCCGGCACCAGCAATCTTTAACATCTGTATCACAGACAATCCTACACCGCCAACTCCAATTACAGCAACTGTTTCACCAGGCTCTATTTTAGCGGAATTTACAGCACCATAAGCAGTTAAACCTGCACAACCCAATACTGCAACCTTTCTTAAATCCAAATCTTCCGGAACTTTAGTTAATGCAGTATAAGGTACCATTGCGTATTCTGCAAATCCTCCTCCTAAAAATGCCCTTATCGGAGTTCCATCCTTAAAGTGTAATCTAGTTGTACCATCTAGTAATGTCCCATTTAGTCTATTTTTCGCAAAGACTTCACATAAATTCTCCTTTCCCGTTATACAATTTTTGCATTTACCGCAGGGATGAATAAATGCTGATATAACCCTATCGCCAGGTTTAAAGTCTGTAACGTTATTTCCTACCTCCTCTATAACACCAGCTATTTCATGTCCCGCAATGACTGGTGGAGGGACTGGAGTTTTTCCTTCAAATACATTTACATCTGAATGACATAAGCCAGTTGCCTCAATTCTAATCTTTGTTTCACCTACCTTAGGTTCATCTATTTGAATATTATCCTCAATAATTAATGGCTCATTATATTTATACAATATTGCTCCTTTCATTAGTATAAGGTACAGTATAATCATATTTAAACATTTCTAAACATCTCCCTTTATAACTGCGAAAACTATTCATTATATCGTGGTACGATTACGATACTTTAAATGTTTATTACTATCCGATTTTTCAGCTCCCGGTTTAAGCTGGAATGATGAGTTTAAGTGCTATATAGGCCAAGCAAACAAGTATCGAGAAGTCCTTTATTACTATAAGAGGTCTCACGTTGAAGTTGAGGATAGCGTCCTAGAGTTATTACCTTTTCCTTTGATTGTAGATCGAATAAAATTAAGGGAATATCAGCAAGAGGCTTTGAATGCATGGTTAAAGAGTAAGCTAGGGATAATAGTGATTCCCACTGGAGGTGGAAAAACTGTAATAGGATTGAAGGCCATAGCTCTGATTAGGCTTGCTACACTAATAATAGTGCCTACAATCGATTTATTACAGCAATGGTATGAAAATATAAGAGAGTTACTTGGAGTTGAGGCGGGGAGGGTAGGGGGAGGATATGATGAACTTAAGGGAATAACCGTAATTACGTATGATTCAGCGTACACTCAGCTAGAGAAAATAGGAAATAAATTTGGATTAGTAATTTTTGATGAAGTTCATCATCTACCTTCAGAAGGATATTCCATAATAGCTCAAGGTTTAGCTGCCCCATATAGATTAGGCTTGACTGCTACGCCAGAAAGAAGTGACGGAAGACACAAACTGTATCCATCACTCGTTGGGCCCTTAGTATATAGGATTACAGTTTCTAACCTAGTCGGAAAATATCTTTCAAGTTTTGAAATTCAACGTATATACGTAAATCTCACTGAAGACGAAGAGAAATTATATAGGCACTATAGAGGAATCCTAAAGAAATTTTTATCTCAACGTAATCTTAAGTTAAAGTCATTGAATGATTTCAATAGGCTACTTAGGCTAGCAGTTAAGGATAAGGAAGCTAGAGAGGCATTATTAGCATGGCATGAAGCTCTCAAGATAGCTGTAAATTCCAAGGCAAAGTTAGAGAAGCTTAAAGACTTGCTCAAGGAGCTAAATGGTGAGAAAATTATAATATTTACTAGAAATACGTCAATGGTATACGAGATATCAAGACTATTCTTAATTCCTGCAGTTACATACAAGACGAATAAGCAAGAAAGGATAGAGATTCTGGAGAAATTTAGATCTGGAAAATACAATGTAATAGTAACTTCTAGTGTCCTCGATGAAGGTATTGACGTTCCAGATGCTTCTATTGGTATAGTTCTAGGAGGTTATGGAACCTCTAGGCAATTCATACAGAGGTTAGGTAGAATCTTAAGGAAGAAAGAGAATAAAAAAGCTAGATTGATAGAAATAATAACTAAAGGTACTAGTGATTATAATTTAAGTAAAAGGCGAAGACAAAATGCTAACCTCTGATCTAGCTAGGTTTAAGATAGAAAATCAGAGGATAATTCCACTATTTGCTACAGATTCTGACATAGATGTAGCAAAGGAAGTCATTGACATGTTTAAAATAGGAGCAAAAGTTGGTGATATTCTAGAAGATTTAAAATATTTATCTAAAATATATGATTATAAACTAGTCAAGGGATTAGGGAAAATTTATCTAAGATATTGTATCGTTGAAAGTGCGACTAAGATCGATTATATAGAATTGCGTAGGCAATTATTTAGTAGGGGTCCAGTATTAGAGGAGAACGATAAGGAGAGAGTATTAAAAGAGGTCGGTGACCTTTTTCACGTTGATCCCATAAAGGCTATGTATGAAGACCTTGACGTTGAAAAGAAAATAGTGGAACTCCCTAAATTTTCTCCAGAAGATCTATTAAAAATATATAATCTTTCCCTTTTGCAAACCATTATTTTCAACGCGTATAAGGTTACAGTTTCCGTTAGTGATGGCTGGAAAGAAATCGCGAGAAGAATAAAAATGCTAGGATTAATGTATTTAGCGTATGAAAATCCGCTTAGAATAGAGATTTTTGGTCCATTGTCCCTAGTAAAGATGACAGAGAAATATGGGAGAAATTTAGCTGCATTAGTACCGTTTTTAGTCTCTAAGAATAAGTGGACTATTATAGCTGATATAGTTTTAGGCAAAAATAAAAGAAGAACCTATAGACTGGAACTCTCGAGCGGCTATTCTAAACTCTTTAAGTATATTAATGATGAAGAGATGGAAAAGAGGTTTGATAGTTCAATTGAGGAAAAGTTTTACGAGGAGTTCAGAAGGGTCATAAGGGATTGGAATATAGTAAGGGAACCAGAACCTATAGTGATAGAAAAAAGGCTTTATTTTCCGGATTTCGTACTTAGTAAAGGTAATATCAAAGTGTATGTAGAGATAATGGGATTTTGGACTAAAGAATATGTAAATTCTAAGATAGAGAAACTGAGAAACTTCAAATATCCGATTTTAGTTCTCTTGAATGAAGAGCTTTCATACGAAAATTACATACCGGATACTTTAAATGTAATAAAATTTAAGAAAAAAATTGATATAG belongs to Saccharolobus solfataricus and includes:
- a CDS encoding TIGR00304 family membrane protein — translated: MKLIAAGLTLIFLGFILLFLGVVLQVQTPQTTTSSSPQFAGLVLLGPIPIAFGNVPPSVLSNLIIVGVVFTIIMLIIYLIMFIIGRKTTRAPF
- a CDS encoding zinc-binding dehydrogenase, which translates into the protein MKGAILYKYNEPLIIEDNIQIDEPKVGETKIRIEATGLCHSDVNVFEGKTPVPPPVIAGHEIAGVIEEVGNNVTDFKPGDRVISAFIHPCGKCKNCITGKENLCEVFAKNRLNGTLLDGTTRLHFKDGTPIRAFLGGGFAEYAMVPYTALTKVPEDLDLRKVAVLGCAGLTAYGAVNSAKIEPGETVAVIGVGGVGLSVIQMLKIAGAGRIIAVGTRKWKLEKALELGASDVVNSKETDVVRAVKNITGGGPDVVIEVAGTTETVKMSLDMVRIGGKVVLVGLPPTTAEIPIRIASIVRGGIKIIGDYGGRPRVDMPRLIELVKLGKYDPTALVTGKFRLEEINEAVKLLEQGEAIRSLIIPN
- a CDS encoding DEAD/DEAH box helicase, with the translated sequence MVRLRYFKCLLLSDFSAPGLSWNDEFKCYIGQANKYREVLYYYKRSHVEVEDSVLELLPFPLIVDRIKLREYQQEALNAWLKSKLGIIVIPTGGGKTVIGLKAIALIRLATLIIVPTIDLLQQWYENIRELLGVEAGRVGGGYDELKGITVITYDSAYTQLEKIGNKFGLVIFDEVHHLPSEGYSIIAQGLAAPYRLGLTATPERSDGRHKLYPSLVGPLVYRITVSNLVGKYLSSFEIQRIYVNLTEDEEKLYRHYRGILKKFLSQRNLKLKSLNDFNRLLRLAVKDKEAREALLAWHEALKIAVNSKAKLEKLKDLLKELNGEKIIIFTRNTSMVYEISRLFLIPAVTYKTNKQERIEILEKFRSGKYNVIVTSSVLDEGIDVPDASIGIVLGGYGTSRQFIQRLGRILRKKENKKARLIEIITKGTSDYNLSKRRRQNANL
- a CDS encoding DUF790 family protein, translated to MLTSDLARFKIENQRIIPLFATDSDIDVAKEVIDMFKIGAKVGDILEDLKYLSKIYDYKLVKGLGKIYLRYCIVESATKIDYIELRRQLFSRGPVLEENDKERVLKEVGDLFHVDPIKAMYEDLDVEKKIVELPKFSPEDLLKIYNLSLLQTIIFNAYKVTVSVSDGWKEIARRIKMLGLMYLAYENPLRIEIFGPLSLVKMTEKYGRNLAALVPFLVSKNKWTIIADIVLGKNKRRTYRLELSSGYSKLFKYINDEEMEKRFDSSIEEKFYEEFRRVIRDWNIVREPEPIVIEKRLYFPDFVLSKGNIKVYVEIMGFWTKEYVNSKIEKLRNFKYPILVLLNEELSYENYIPDTLNVIKFKKKIDIGKLYSALRGFQANVNEDIDLSDVNDDIILIKELSAKYNVNEKIVRSKLMQRPDYIVLKNYAIKKTFIEELKKEDFSNTQLSSLVNKYGNYIVDIIDYLGYKIVWKNISDAIVEKIKEV